The Granulicella sibirica genome has a segment encoding these proteins:
- a CDS encoding MFS transporter, producing MTVVRRSRVRFFLGFWLFVLSGVAFLDRTNISIAGLQISRDYGLGNQRLGWIFSAFLIGYAGFQLPAGVLAAKFGPRRVLTLGVLWWGIATAFTAILPTNIPHALILLIAVRFALGAGEAVVYPAANQFVARWVPQQERGFFNGLIFAGVGAGSGLTPPLLTWIIIQHGWRAAFWFSAVIGFVAGAVWWVFARDTPEDHPGVSRAELNEIRAGLTLYSANASAGAPKGASTEISWKAIFRRVDLAALMAGYFSFGYIAWVFFSWFFLYMAQVRGFNMKESARYAMLPFLCMTIFSLVGGALSDRLTKMYGLRVGRCYLASVSLVLTAVFLVLGSQVHSPQWAGIILAGGAGTLYVSSSSFWSVSVDIAGRNSGVFSSLVNMGGQIGGAITASLTPWIAQRFGWTTSFAVAATFALIGALCWLVVHPERALEV from the coding sequence ATGACCGTCGTTCGTCGTTCCCGGGTCCGGTTTTTTCTGGGCTTCTGGCTTTTTGTGCTGAGCGGAGTTGCTTTCCTCGACCGCACGAATATTTCGATTGCAGGGCTTCAGATCAGCCGTGACTACGGGCTTGGCAACCAGAGGCTTGGCTGGATCTTTTCGGCGTTCCTGATTGGGTATGCGGGATTTCAGCTTCCGGCGGGTGTGCTTGCGGCGAAGTTCGGGCCGCGGCGGGTGTTGACGCTCGGGGTGTTGTGGTGGGGCATCGCGACGGCGTTTACGGCGATTCTGCCGACGAATATTCCGCATGCGCTTATTTTGCTGATCGCGGTGCGGTTTGCACTGGGCGCGGGTGAAGCCGTGGTGTATCCGGCGGCGAACCAGTTCGTGGCGCGATGGGTTCCGCAGCAGGAGCGCGGGTTCTTCAATGGGTTGATCTTCGCGGGCGTAGGGGCGGGGAGCGGACTGACGCCTCCGTTGCTGACGTGGATCATCATTCAGCATGGATGGCGGGCGGCGTTCTGGTTCAGCGCGGTGATCGGGTTTGTGGCGGGCGCGGTGTGGTGGGTGTTCGCGCGGGATACCCCGGAGGACCATCCCGGAGTCTCGCGAGCGGAGTTGAACGAGATTCGCGCGGGGCTGACGCTGTACTCGGCTAACGCTTCAGCCGGGGCGCCTAAGGGGGCCAGCACTGAGATCTCGTGGAAGGCGATCTTCCGGAGAGTTGACCTTGCGGCTTTGATGGCAGGGTACTTCAGCTTCGGGTACATCGCGTGGGTGTTCTTTAGCTGGTTCTTTCTTTACATGGCACAGGTTCGCGGATTCAACATGAAGGAGAGCGCGCGGTATGCGATGCTGCCGTTTCTCTGCATGACGATCTTCAGCCTGGTTGGTGGAGCGCTGTCGGACAGGCTGACGAAGATGTATGGGCTGCGGGTGGGCCGGTGCTACCTGGCTTCAGTTTCGCTTGTGCTAACGGCAGTTTTTCTGGTGCTTGGGTCGCAGGTTCATAGCCCGCAGTGGGCGGGGATCATCCTGGCGGGCGGGGCGGGGACGCTGTATGTTTCATCGAGCTCGTTCTGGTCGGTGTCGGTGGACATCGCGGGGCGGAACTCGGGTGTGTTCTCCTCGCTGGTGAACATGGGCGGGCAGATTGGCGGGGCGATTACGGCTTCGCTGACGCCCTGGATCGCGCAGAGGTTCGGGTGGACGACGTCGTTCGCAGTGGCAGCTACGTTTGCGCTGATCGGAGCTCTGTGCTGGCTGGTGGTGCATCCGGAGCGGGCGCTCGAGGTTTAA
- a CDS encoding lactonase family protein, with the protein MLTRRTVLRSLPAVAALPHAIYGHAAASKSSMRLLIGTGTGQKSTSKGIYAADWNPATGEVGEITLVAEADSPTWLALSPKAPHVYTVAESHASMVFAYDIKHDAKGAITLTRINDQSSRGGGPTHISVNHDGKSAFVANYGGGSLTSYKILPDGSLSEPVSHFQTTPVDDAPEHAKPHIHESTPTPDGRHLLVNDLGSDRIWIYTIDPDTAVLTPATQPFWQGRNKSGPRHMTFHPNNRWVYSVNELDSTIDHLLWDAKAGTLTTIGNFVSTLNPDFPRNTAFASEVLTSPDGRFVYAGNRRDETIAMFTVDPKSGDITLAQVIAHGGVTARHVTLDPSGKFLLVACQDSGAVVVMGRDTATGKLSNPLHTYPLGSPQCLVFTT; encoded by the coding sequence ATGCTGACTCGCCGCACCGTCCTTCGCTCGCTCCCCGCCGTAGCCGCCCTCCCGCATGCCATCTATGGCCACGCTGCGGCATCCAAGTCTTCTATGCGTCTCCTCATCGGAACCGGCACGGGACAAAAGAGCACCAGCAAAGGCATCTACGCTGCGGACTGGAATCCCGCCACTGGTGAGGTTGGTGAGATCACCCTCGTCGCCGAAGCCGACAGCCCCACCTGGCTCGCCCTCAGCCCCAAGGCGCCGCACGTCTACACCGTAGCCGAATCCCATGCGTCCATGGTCTTCGCCTACGACATCAAGCACGATGCAAAGGGAGCCATCACCCTTACCCGCATCAACGACCAGTCCTCCAGGGGAGGCGGCCCCACCCACATCTCCGTCAACCACGACGGTAAGAGCGCCTTCGTCGCCAACTATGGCGGAGGCAGCCTCACCTCCTACAAAATTCTCCCCGACGGCTCACTCTCCGAGCCCGTCTCCCACTTCCAGACCACGCCCGTCGACGACGCACCCGAGCACGCCAAGCCGCACATCCACGAGTCCACCCCGACCCCCGACGGCCGCCATCTCCTCGTCAACGACCTCGGCTCCGACCGCATCTGGATCTACACCATCGATCCCGACACCGCCGTCCTCACCCCCGCAACCCAGCCCTTTTGGCAGGGTCGCAACAAGTCCGGCCCACGCCACATGACCTTCCACCCCAACAACCGTTGGGTCTACAGTGTCAACGAACTCGACTCCACCATCGACCATCTCCTCTGGGACGCCAAGGCCGGAACCCTCACCACCATCGGCAACTTCGTCTCCACCCTCAACCCGGACTTCCCCAGGAACACCGCCTTCGCCTCCGAGGTCCTCACCTCACCCGACGGCCGTTTCGTCTACGCCGGCAACCGCCGCGACGAAACCATAGCCATGTTCACGGTCGACCCCAAATCCGGAGACATCACTCTCGCCCAGGTCATCGCCCACGGCGGAGTCACCGCCCGCCACGTCACCCTCGACCCCTCCGGCAAATTCCTCCTCGTAGCCTGCCAGGACTCCGGAGCCGTAGTCGTCATGGGCCGCGACACCGCCACCGGCAAACTCTCCAATCCCCTCCACACCTACCCCCTCGGCAGCCCCCAATGCCTGGTCTTCACCACCTAG
- a CDS encoding S1/P1 nuclease, whose protein sequence is MRASFRRSLLAFLLIMLVSLPRPALAWGNTGHEAIAYLAWQQMTPATKKRVMALLQQVPPITTATATIPGYAIWVSQLPTGLTADQKNRYLFMRAATWADSLKHEGLVDSDTPPPGVTVDVHLGFSDPQSHGYWHFIDTAFSDDGGAVPATPVPNAVTQILALREFIASTEDDLLKAYDLAWLEHLVGDIHQPLHASVRYNAGSGDLGGNDVKIKLTAAQKLKFECSPSTFAPTELHAFWDDLPGSCSAQNGLKPGAAFAVRLPHLLTKGDARLADTDPASWAADSLAVAEKDAYAAPIGTGIKPTDGTSSYAITTAYYAGSLADAKDRVALAGARLAKLLNENLK, encoded by the coding sequence ATGCGTGCAAGCTTTCGTAGATCCCTTCTCGCCTTCCTGCTGATCATGCTCGTCTCGTTACCGCGTCCAGCCCTCGCATGGGGGAATACGGGGCACGAAGCGATCGCCTACCTGGCCTGGCAGCAGATGACTCCCGCCACGAAGAAGCGGGTGATGGCCCTGCTGCAACAGGTTCCCCCGATTACGACGGCTACGGCCACCATCCCGGGGTACGCGATCTGGGTGAGCCAGCTTCCAACGGGCTTGACCGCCGACCAGAAGAATCGCTACCTCTTTATGCGGGCGGCGACCTGGGCTGACAGCCTCAAGCACGAAGGGCTCGTCGACTCCGACACACCACCTCCAGGCGTCACGGTCGATGTTCACCTTGGGTTCAGCGACCCGCAGAGCCACGGGTACTGGCACTTCATCGATACCGCTTTTTCCGATGATGGCGGCGCCGTTCCCGCGACGCCGGTTCCCAATGCCGTGACCCAGATCCTGGCGCTGCGCGAGTTCATCGCTTCCACGGAAGATGATCTTCTGAAGGCGTACGACCTCGCTTGGCTGGAGCATCTTGTCGGCGATATCCACCAGCCTCTGCACGCGTCTGTCCGGTATAACGCGGGGAGCGGCGACCTGGGGGGCAACGACGTCAAGATCAAGCTCACGGCTGCGCAGAAGCTCAAGTTCGAGTGTTCTCCCTCTACGTTCGCGCCGACGGAACTGCATGCCTTCTGGGATGACCTTCCCGGTTCCTGCTCGGCGCAGAACGGTTTGAAGCCCGGGGCGGCTTTCGCTGTGCGTCTGCCTCATCTGCTGACCAAGGGCGATGCCCGGCTTGCCGATACCGATCCCGCTTCGTGGGCGGCTGATTCCCTTGCTGTCGCGGAAAAGGACGCCTACGCGGCCCCTATCGGGACGGGGATCAAGCCGACCGACGGCACTTCGAGCTACGCGATTACTACTGCCTACTATGCGGGCTCCCTGGCGGATGCGAAGGACCGCGTGGCTCTTGCGGGAGCTCGCCTGGCGAAGCTGCTCAACGAGAACCTCAAGTAG
- a CDS encoding histidine kinase, whose protein sequence is MSRIVRVLPLLLLLVCSFVPLRMTGQIAPLPYTSVPAAAADTTPQVRSGETPQDAPKAFIRGWSFGSELDQSAIRQGEQVSLDPGHPEIILFFDARGAPELPVEFRYRLDDYDADWTATMSRVAHYRKLTPGDYRFEVQARTPGQPWPSEVALLLVKQRPFFYQTWYFYLMLLFGLIALAAQLLSQRDQLLKGQMGMVLEERNRIASDCHDTLMAGFAAISWQLEATAKLFKDGDAALTPAAQSCELARSMVSHCQAEARRIIWDLRDSDELTNILSQALGRAIEAHRLRDSVETTFDVEGNEIPIAPGAVHHLVCIGQEAVTNAIRHAEASRIRINLTYESDALSLSIRDNGRGFQLSDPATRAGHFGIPVMEERARKLGGSLRLASSAELGTEVAVTVSFQTINLPPNQQHYIVPWIGV, encoded by the coding sequence GTGTCCCGCATTGTCAGGGTTCTGCCGCTTCTTCTGCTGCTGGTGTGCAGCTTCGTCCCGTTGAGGATGACGGGTCAGATTGCGCCTCTGCCCTATACGAGTGTGCCGGCTGCTGCCGCGGATACGACCCCGCAAGTGCGGTCAGGCGAGACGCCGCAGGACGCGCCGAAGGCATTCATTCGGGGATGGTCTTTCGGTAGCGAGCTGGATCAATCGGCCATACGGCAGGGAGAGCAGGTGTCTCTTGACCCTGGGCATCCGGAGATCATTCTGTTCTTCGATGCGAGGGGGGCACCGGAGTTGCCGGTCGAATTTCGTTACCGGCTGGACGATTATGACGCGGACTGGACGGCGACGATGAGCCGGGTCGCGCACTATCGGAAGCTGACACCGGGGGACTACCGCTTCGAGGTGCAGGCGAGAACGCCGGGCCAGCCGTGGCCATCCGAGGTGGCTCTGCTGCTGGTGAAACAGAGGCCCTTCTTCTACCAGACGTGGTACTTCTACCTGATGCTTCTGTTCGGGCTGATCGCGCTGGCGGCGCAGTTGCTGAGCCAGAGGGACCAGTTGCTGAAGGGGCAGATGGGGATGGTGCTCGAGGAGCGGAACCGGATTGCGAGCGATTGCCACGATACGTTGATGGCTGGGTTCGCGGCGATCTCGTGGCAGCTCGAGGCGACGGCGAAACTGTTCAAGGATGGGGATGCCGCACTGACGCCGGCGGCGCAATCGTGCGAACTGGCGCGGAGCATGGTATCGCACTGCCAGGCGGAGGCGCGACGGATTATCTGGGATCTGCGGGACTCGGATGAGCTGACGAATATTCTCTCGCAGGCGCTTGGGAGAGCGATCGAGGCGCATCGTCTGCGGGACAGTGTGGAGACGACGTTCGACGTGGAAGGGAATGAGATTCCGATTGCGCCGGGGGCGGTGCACCACCTGGTGTGCATCGGGCAGGAGGCGGTGACGAATGCGATTCGGCATGCGGAGGCTTCGCGGATACGGATCAACCTGACGTATGAGAGCGATGCGCTGAGCCTTTCGATCCGGGATAACGGGAGGGGATTTCAGTTGTCCGATCCGGCGACGCGGGCTGGACACTTCGGAATCCCGGTGATGGAAGAGAGAGCACGCAAGCTGGGCGGATCGCTGAGGCTTGCGAGCTCAGCGGAGCTGGGTACGGAGGTCGCGGTGACGGTGAGTTTCCAGACGATCAACCTGCCACCGAATCAGCAGCACTACATTGTGCCGTGGATCGGCGTGTAG
- a CDS encoding magnesium transporter CorA family protein, which translates to MPWYELSSADDPKLNELAEKYKLHPLHLEDARSSDERVKVDQTATYTFAVLKPVRLSPSGEDGKEPVSFSTIDLFAGAHEGEPFFITIADPTCPTTAEALERARREGADEKPARLLYLIVDTVVDLYFPAIDFYDDRIDELEDKVVAEPEPKTLQDVFAIKRQLIDLRRVLVATRDATLHLQRDPQSIIDADHQPFVRDVYDHLVRLLDAVETQRDLVNNALDIYLSSVANRTNEVMKVLTVLGTIALPAIAISGIYGMNVKGLPFEESAHGFAYVAGVTVACTVGLLVLLRSRKWF; encoded by the coding sequence ATGCCCTGGTATGAGCTGAGTTCCGCGGATGATCCGAAGTTGAATGAGTTGGCGGAGAAGTACAAGCTGCATCCGCTGCACCTTGAGGATGCGCGGTCGAGCGATGAGCGGGTGAAGGTGGATCAGACGGCGACGTATACGTTCGCCGTGTTGAAGCCGGTGCGGTTGTCGCCGTCGGGTGAGGATGGGAAAGAGCCGGTTTCGTTCTCGACGATCGATCTTTTCGCGGGGGCGCATGAAGGGGAACCGTTCTTTATTACGATTGCCGATCCGACTTGTCCGACGACCGCGGAGGCGCTCGAGAGGGCTCGGCGGGAAGGGGCGGATGAGAAGCCGGCGCGGCTGCTTTACCTGATCGTGGATACGGTGGTGGATCTCTATTTTCCGGCGATCGACTTCTATGACGACCGGATCGATGAGCTTGAGGATAAGGTGGTCGCGGAGCCGGAGCCGAAGACCCTGCAGGATGTGTTTGCGATCAAGCGACAACTGATCGATCTGCGGCGGGTGCTTGTGGCTACGCGGGATGCGACGCTGCACCTGCAGCGGGATCCGCAGTCGATCATCGACGCGGACCACCAGCCGTTTGTGCGGGATGTGTATGACCACCTGGTTCGGCTGCTGGACGCGGTGGAGACGCAGCGGGACCTGGTGAACAATGCGCTGGATATCTATCTCTCGTCGGTGGCGAACCGGACGAACGAGGTGATGAAGGTGCTGACGGTGCTGGGCACGATCGCGCTGCCGGCGATTGCGATCAGCGGGATCTATGGGATGAATGTGAAGGGGCTGCCGTTCGAGGAGTCGGCGCATGGGTTTGCTTATGTCGCGGGGGTAACGGTGGCGTGTACGGTGGGGCTACTTGTGCTTCTGCGGAGCCGGAAGTGGTTCTAG
- a CDS encoding response regulator: MKQIRVLLIEDHFLARMALQSVLAGHAQIRIVGEASDGEQGIELYRTLKPDVVVLDLRLPRVSGFDVISILRKAPTPARIVVLSNYHGSEDIYRAVRSGAMAYLTKDASGEELINAIQNVDRDLRYLPRIALDRLAERMPAVELTPRESEVLVCITQGRSNREIAEQLRIAEKTVRIHVSSVLDKMGARDRTQATIYALQRGLVHFD, translated from the coding sequence ATGAAGCAGATACGTGTCCTCCTCATCGAGGATCACTTTCTTGCGCGCATGGCGCTGCAGTCAGTGCTTGCGGGACATGCACAGATACGCATCGTCGGTGAGGCTTCGGATGGAGAGCAGGGCATTGAGCTCTACCGAACGCTGAAGCCGGATGTGGTGGTGCTGGACCTCAGGCTTCCGCGTGTCAGCGGGTTCGATGTGATCTCGATTCTGCGGAAGGCTCCAACACCGGCGCGGATCGTGGTGCTTTCGAACTACCACGGGTCGGAGGACATCTACCGCGCGGTGCGCTCTGGAGCGATGGCGTACCTGACGAAGGATGCAAGCGGAGAAGAGCTGATCAACGCGATCCAGAACGTGGACCGCGACCTCCGCTATCTTCCGAGGATTGCGCTGGACAGGCTGGCGGAGCGCATGCCGGCGGTGGAACTGACTCCACGCGAGAGTGAAGTGCTGGTGTGCATCACGCAGGGGCGCTCGAACCGGGAGATCGCGGAGCAGCTACGGATTGCGGAAAAGACCGTACGGATTCACGTGTCGTCGGTTCTGGACAAGATGGGTGCCCGGGACCGCACGCAGGCGACTATCTACGCGCTGCAGCGTGGGTTAGTCCACTTTGACTGA
- a CDS encoding lactonase family protein, translated as MSPNPTWTRRNFVSNLGLTGAAAALAPHLSASVARPVGPAKAAPTLTFVGSEQDNIQTFVVDDGNSRPAPRRAIPATAPRALITHPTLPILYVAHGIGIHDNLPRGSVSAYAVKANGQHTLLSHEALALSATNPTHLAISPDGCTLLATSPSGGSYNFFSLASDGRIQPTPYPLKQTGSGPHPLQASASPHSAVFAPSGAAYATDLGADRLNHIAFREGIPTIASRLSFDPGSGPAHLAIHPSGKFLVVASILRPGLTVIPIDATTGQLETPLHHLAIESQTLGPISFSPSGDRFHVVTSTGHVTLSTFRFSRATGRLKPLDATIFSTSRPTQMSLAGDQMYAVSRSATLCFDVKTGGSIRDIQTGKQALSIASMPLRRA; from the coding sequence ATGAGCCCGAACCCCACCTGGACGCGCCGTAACTTCGTATCCAACCTCGGCCTCACCGGCGCAGCGGCAGCACTAGCCCCTCATCTCTCCGCCTCTGTCGCGCGACCAGTAGGGCCGGCCAAAGCAGCCCCCACCCTCACCTTCGTCGGGTCCGAGCAGGACAACATCCAGACCTTCGTCGTCGATGACGGCAATTCGCGGCCGGCACCGCGGCGCGCCATCCCCGCGACAGCCCCCCGCGCCCTCATCACCCACCCCACCCTGCCGATCCTCTACGTCGCCCACGGGATCGGGATCCACGACAATCTCCCCCGAGGCAGCGTCTCAGCCTACGCCGTCAAAGCGAACGGCCAACACACCCTGCTAAGCCACGAGGCCCTCGCCCTCTCGGCCACGAATCCAACCCACCTCGCCATCTCACCGGACGGATGCACCCTTCTCGCAACCTCGCCCTCCGGAGGCTCTTACAACTTCTTCTCCCTTGCAAGCGACGGCCGCATCCAGCCAACACCCTATCCGCTGAAGCAGACGGGATCGGGCCCTCATCCCCTGCAAGCCAGCGCAAGCCCCCACTCCGCCGTCTTCGCTCCATCCGGCGCTGCCTACGCTACCGATCTCGGAGCCGACCGCCTCAACCACATCGCCTTCCGCGAAGGAATCCCCACCATCGCCAGCCGTCTCTCCTTCGACCCCGGCAGCGGCCCCGCCCATCTCGCCATCCACCCATCGGGCAAGTTCCTGGTCGTCGCCAGCATCCTTCGCCCTGGCCTCACGGTCATCCCCATCGACGCCACGACCGGCCAACTGGAGACGCCCCTCCATCACCTGGCGATCGAATCCCAAACGCTCGGCCCCATATCCTTCAGCCCCAGCGGTGACCGCTTCCACGTCGTCACCAGCACCGGGCACGTCACCCTTTCGACCTTCCGCTTCTCCCGGGCCACGGGTAGGCTGAAGCCGCTCGACGCAACGATCTTCTCAACCTCTCGGCCCACTCAAATGAGCCTCGCCGGAGATCAGATGTACGCCGTATCGCGATCCGCGACTCTCTGCTTCGACGTGAAGACAGGCGGAAGCATACGCGACATTCAGACTGGAAAACAGGCCCTAAGCATCGCCTCGATGCCACTCCGCCGCGCATAG
- a CDS encoding carboxypeptidase-like regulatory domain-containing protein, which yields MASAGWAAAPDATVSGVVRDTQGVAQMGALVQILSANAVLVGTAYTDLGGHYRVENLIPGNYQVKATAALFSPAVRAHLRLPSGARAVVDLTLSTMFQSSAWLPAERRRADEPSDDWRWTLRSAANRPILRMVEDGEMVVVSSSATEASKPVQHATAAVTSGDGGFGLGGVHHKLSFDTAFEDGSDVVIRGDLGSDLSLPGRAPSADFDAGYERKIGFAGAARTVINIQTHPEMQSTGGTAGMQSIRLASAERTKIGDLIDLEYGSSLSAIQVSGVGVATQPFLRVLVHPLPGWSAGYRMATARELQSYEALDSLQGETPVASMTGGKLAIERGTHQEFTVARTDGRGMVQVAIYHDAIQHEGIAGTGLLAPDDLQRPGVQGLLIDTTTNSFRLLSSAYDAGGVRLTISEPLTQGLEAAFTVSTGSALSTRDSGASTLQQASEGLRVEKGESATIALKGRIANTGTKVRAAYRWQPRSMVTAVDAYAPFSDQAFLSFYLAQPLRCHGVLPAGLSAVVDVTNLLEQGYQPLLSKDGKTVFLAQSPRVIQAGLSYTF from the coding sequence ATGGCATCCGCAGGTTGGGCTGCGGCTCCAGATGCTACCGTTTCTGGCGTGGTGAGGGATACGCAGGGTGTGGCTCAGATGGGTGCTTTGGTGCAGATCCTGAGTGCCAATGCTGTGCTGGTGGGAACTGCGTATACGGATCTGGGTGGGCATTACCGGGTAGAGAACCTCATTCCGGGTAATTACCAGGTGAAAGCGACCGCGGCTCTGTTCTCGCCTGCGGTGCGGGCACATCTGCGGCTTCCGAGTGGTGCTCGCGCGGTTGTGGATCTGACGCTGAGTACGATGTTCCAGTCGTCTGCGTGGCTTCCAGCGGAGAGACGGCGCGCGGATGAGCCGAGCGACGACTGGCGCTGGACGCTGCGGTCGGCGGCGAATCGGCCAATTCTCCGTATGGTGGAAGACGGAGAGATGGTGGTCGTGTCGTCGAGCGCGACAGAGGCTTCGAAGCCTGTTCAGCATGCGACGGCTGCGGTGACGAGCGGAGACGGCGGGTTCGGACTGGGTGGAGTTCACCACAAGCTGTCGTTCGATACGGCATTCGAGGATGGATCGGACGTTGTCATTCGTGGGGATCTGGGAAGCGATCTGAGTTTGCCGGGACGTGCTCCGAGCGCGGACTTCGATGCTGGGTATGAGCGGAAGATCGGATTCGCGGGTGCAGCGAGAACCGTGATCAATATCCAGACTCATCCAGAGATGCAGAGCACGGGCGGAACGGCCGGAATGCAGTCGATTCGGCTGGCGAGCGCGGAGCGGACGAAGATCGGCGACCTGATCGACCTGGAGTACGGAAGCTCGCTTTCGGCGATCCAGGTTTCGGGTGTTGGTGTTGCGACGCAGCCGTTTCTGCGGGTCCTGGTTCATCCGCTTCCAGGATGGTCTGCTGGATATCGGATGGCGACAGCTCGAGAGCTGCAGTCGTATGAGGCGCTTGACTCGCTGCAGGGCGAAACTCCGGTTGCGTCGATGACTGGTGGAAAGCTGGCGATCGAGCGTGGAACTCACCAGGAGTTCACTGTCGCGCGGACCGATGGGCGAGGAATGGTTCAAGTTGCGATCTATCATGATGCGATTCAGCATGAAGGAATCGCGGGAACCGGGCTTCTCGCTCCCGATGATTTGCAGCGGCCTGGAGTTCAGGGACTTCTGATCGATACGACGACGAACAGCTTTCGCTTGTTGAGCAGCGCTTACGACGCTGGCGGCGTTCGACTTACCATTTCGGAGCCGCTGACGCAGGGTCTCGAGGCTGCGTTTACGGTGAGTACGGGAAGTGCGCTTTCGACCAGAGATTCGGGCGCTTCGACGCTGCAGCAGGCGAGCGAAGGACTTCGAGTGGAGAAGGGCGAGAGCGCGACGATCGCGCTCAAGGGACGAATTGCAAACACTGGCACGAAGGTTCGGGCAGCGTATCGCTGGCAACCTCGGAGCATGGTGACCGCGGTCGACGCCTATGCACCTTTCAGCGACCAGGCTTTTTTGAGCTTTTACCTCGCTCAGCCGCTGCGTTGCCACGGAGTGCTTCCCGCGGGGCTGAGCGCTGTGGTCGATGTGACCAACCTTCTGGAACAGGGCTATCAGCCCCTGCTTTCGAAGGATGGAAAGACGGTGTTTCTCGCGCAGTCGCCCCGGGTGATTCAGGCTGGACTTTCTTACACGTTTTAG